In Sorghum bicolor cultivar BTx623 chromosome 10, Sorghum_bicolor_NCBIv3, whole genome shotgun sequence, one genomic interval encodes:
- the LOC8072905 gene encoding putative glycine-rich cell wall structural protein 1 yields the protein MGCAGVLFMAFIVLVAVPDAATASPVAQVQSLDAAGHNGSYNASSVNGRKDGGGGGGGGGGSSGGTSWSYGWGWGWGTEGGGGGGGGGGGGGGGGGGGGGGGGGGGGGTRTEQNGQDGRGTAASRGARRARRHRPSYSSSLYRVGEYARCTAPGRCSGMRLLCPMHCDGPCFYDCDANCKAHCRF from the coding sequence ATGGGCTGCGCGGGTGTGCTTTTCATGGCGTTCATTGTGTTGGTGGCGGTGCCTGATGCAGCAACAGCAAGCCCCGTGGCTCAGGTGCAGAGCCTTGATGCGGCTGGCCACAATGGCAGTTACAATGCCAGCAGCGTCAACGGCCGAAAggatggaggcggtggcggtgggGGAGGAGGGGGCAGCAGCGGGGGCACATCGTGGAGCTATGGGTGGGGATGGGGCTGGGGCAccgagggcggcggcggcggtggaggtggtggtggcggaggagggggaggcggtggaggaggaggaggtggtggtggcggcggcggtggcggaacAAGAACAGAGCAAAACGGACAGGATGGCCGTGGGACGGCGGCATCGCGCGGCGCAAGGAGGGCGCGTCGGCACCGGCCGAGCTACAGCTCGAGCCTGTACCGCGTGGGGGAGTACGCGCGGTGCACGGCGCCCGGGCGGTGCAGCGGCATGCGGCTGCTGTGCCCGATGCACTGCGACGGACCCTGCTTCTACGACTGCGATGCCAACTGCAAGGCGCACTGCCGCTTCTAG